A genomic window from Thermococcus nautili includes:
- a CDS encoding ABC transporter permease subunit: MRKLSVLIIAFFVAFSIIGPHMVVEKNAENWNNASYWKYNPIGVPPEWYGKLTGLPKTEWLEGTYQNGSFVYYYDFHYESVPQNILVIPNLTKSLRISIVDPHGKEYSIWNGIVPDSLNLGTISSSIMRIAEEKCNPKPTWSQLLFHNPLKAVFAEPGTDCVFHFVPLKGTYKIVITGTFGKLESNDEPKVRILGLSYGRLGTDVYGRDVWTGYAYGARETIMISILGAGILALLAFAVGSLSVISTKFGSVVNAASKILTSTPSLPLAVLLVVVLGHIEYGLTPNDIKIHVNPYVMALIVAIVFIGTSSREIRSIVEEELRKDYIESSRAMGASPLQILRFHIFPVLLPYVVYLFAISVPGIIAFITLLGFFNVVPGFNWGTIMSTPLMAGIAKYVPYWWQIVPLGLSLGLIAYAFIDLGRFVEARFLKRSKT, translated from the coding sequence ATGCGTAAGCTCTCGGTTCTTATAATAGCATTCTTCGTTGCATTCTCAATCATTGGGCCCCACATGGTTGTCGAAAAAAACGCCGAGAACTGGAACAACGCCTCCTACTGGAAGTACAACCCCATCGGGGTTCCCCCTGAGTGGTACGGTAAGCTAACAGGGCTCCCCAAGACGGAATGGCTTGAGGGGACCTACCAGAACGGCAGTTTCGTGTACTACTACGACTTTCACTATGAGAGCGTTCCCCAGAACATCTTGGTCATCCCAAACCTCACCAAGAGCCTGAGGATATCAATCGTTGACCCGCACGGAAAGGAGTATTCCATCTGGAACGGAATAGTTCCCGATTCCCTCAACCTAGGCACCATCAGTTCATCGATAATGCGTATCGCAGAAGAAAAGTGCAATCCAAAGCCAACATGGTCCCAGCTCCTGTTCCACAACCCGCTCAAGGCAGTATTCGCCGAACCAGGAACGGACTGCGTCTTTCACTTCGTCCCGCTAAAGGGAACCTACAAAATCGTAATAACCGGCACCTTCGGAAAGCTCGAATCCAACGACGAGCCAAAGGTTAGAATCCTGGGGTTAAGCTACGGCCGGCTGGGAACGGATGTTTACGGAAGGGACGTGTGGACCGGCTACGCCTACGGCGCGAGGGAAACGATAATGATTTCAATACTCGGCGCGGGCATTCTTGCGCTCCTCGCCTTTGCCGTAGGTTCCCTGAGCGTCATTTCAACGAAGTTCGGTTCCGTAGTAAACGCGGCCTCCAAGATTTTAACCTCAACCCCCTCCCTACCACTGGCAGTGCTCCTCGTCGTAGTTCTCGGCCATATCGAGTATGGTCTAACTCCCAATGACATCAAGATACACGTCAACCCCTACGTGATGGCGCTCATAGTCGCCATAGTCTTCATAGGCACCTCTTCGAGGGAAATCCGCTCCATAGTCGAGGAAGAGCTGAGAAAGGATTACATAGAGTCGAGCAGGGCAATGGGAGCAAGCCCGCTCCAAATCCTGAGGTTCCACATATTTCCGGTTCTGCTCCCGTACGTGGTTTACCTCTTCGCAATCTCAGTACCGGGGATAATAGCCTTCATAACCCTCCTCGGGTTCTTTAACGTCGTTCCGGGGTTCAACTGGGGCACCATAATGAGCACGCCCCTGATGGCAGGAATAGCGAAGTACGTTCCGTACTGGTGGCAGATAGTCCCCCTCGGCCTCTCCCTCGGTCTGATAGCCTACGCTTTCATAGACCTCGGAAGGTTCGTCGAGGCGAGGTTCCTCAAAAGGTCTAAAACATGA
- a CDS encoding ABC transporter permease subunit, whose protein sequence is MGKRNQVGRVILKNTALFLIATLIFLTLVTAAQWSVTRFKMNDMLISNLIFIREYRERFEGEMEKLGMNETEYAWYLTYKQLNIRQTFTGTLEYYARTAFSIFGKVEYGPVFGSFGHPLWYYLKNTVVILIMVELTVLGLGTYLGLKAGYNGGRLDALVSALAQLFSAVPVWFIGALIFLLAWRFSIVPDFTIRVQLAATDTIGKASAYIVGFILPAITMGIASIWEYAYTLRNIVTTEKGSDYVIYDRARGLPEGRIRRKLLRLVFPSFLTYTSYNFMDILMSVLVVEVVFDVPGLGYILLNSFRAVNIPPHGVEYYYYPQAIFAVGFFMILLYYINSLLVDLLYVYLDPRVRT, encoded by the coding sequence GTGGGGAAAAGAAACCAAGTAGGACGAGTTATACTCAAGAACACGGCGTTGTTTCTGATAGCGACACTCATTTTTCTGACACTGGTGACCGCCGCCCAGTGGAGCGTCACGAGGTTCAAAATGAACGATATGCTCATCAGCAACCTCATATTTATCCGCGAGTACAGGGAACGCTTTGAAGGAGAAATGGAAAAGCTTGGAATGAACGAGACGGAGTACGCTTGGTATTTAACCTACAAGCAACTCAACATAAGGCAGACCTTTACGGGAACCCTTGAGTACTACGCAAGAACGGCCTTTTCGATTTTCGGAAAGGTCGAGTACGGTCCAGTGTTTGGAAGCTTTGGTCATCCCCTCTGGTACTACCTCAAAAACACGGTTGTAATCCTCATAATGGTTGAACTCACCGTCCTCGGACTCGGAACTTACCTCGGTCTCAAAGCGGGCTACAACGGTGGACGGCTTGACGCACTCGTCTCAGCGCTCGCCCAGCTCTTCTCTGCGGTGCCGGTGTGGTTCATCGGAGCCCTAATTTTCCTGCTCGCCTGGAGGTTTTCCATCGTTCCCGATTTCACAATAAGGGTTCAGCTCGCCGCAACGGACACAATTGGAAAGGCGAGCGCGTACATCGTCGGCTTCATTCTGCCAGCGATAACGATGGGCATCGCCTCAATATGGGAGTACGCTTACACACTCAGGAACATAGTGACAACTGAGAAGGGGAGCGACTACGTCATCTACGACAGGGCCAGGGGGCTTCCAGAAGGCAGGATTAGACGGAAACTTTTGAGGCTGGTCTTTCCGAGTTTTCTGACGTACACGAGCTACAACTTCATGGACATTCTCATGAGCGTTCTCGTCGTCGAGGTTGTCTTTGACGTTCCAGGCCTGGGCTACATCCTGCTGAATTCATTCAGAGCCGTCAACATACCCCCTCACGGCGTCGAGTACTACTACTATCCCCAGGCAATATTCGCGGTCGGCTTCTTCATGATACTGCTCTACTACATCAACTCCCTCCTCGTTGACCTGCTGTACGTTTACCTCGACCCGAGGGTGAGAACATGA
- a CDS encoding ABC transporter permease subunit, translating to MGARRQVGKVIVKNFVFFTVAVLVFLILVTSAQWKLTQYKIQDVFTQNLKVIHENRQYFEAQMEKLGMNETEYAWYWTYKVLRIKPTFTGTLEYYFKTSLSVFKDLGSAGLKGFSHPMGYYLKNTIVILILVELCILAVGTYLGLRAGYRGGRLDSLISTMAQLFSAIPVWFIGAVVFLLAWRFSVLPDFAMRIQLASTDGSPGLGEYAVGFALPAIAMILSATWEYAFTLRNIVVSERKSDHITYDIARGLPDGRIMKKLLRVVFPSFLTYTTYNFMDVFMSVLVIELVFDVPGLGYILLHSFRVINKPPEGVEFVYYPEAIFVVGFAMLLIYFINSLLTEIVYVYLDPRVRRQ from the coding sequence GTGGGTGCGCGAAGACAAGTTGGAAAAGTAATAGTCAAAAACTTCGTGTTTTTTACCGTTGCCGTCCTCGTGTTCCTAATTCTCGTGACGTCCGCCCAGTGGAAGTTAACGCAGTACAAAATACAGGACGTCTTTACGCAGAACCTCAAGGTCATACATGAGAACAGGCAGTACTTTGAGGCCCAGATGGAAAAGCTGGGAATGAACGAAACGGAGTACGCATGGTACTGGACCTATAAGGTGCTCAGGATAAAGCCAACTTTCACGGGAACCCTTGAGTACTACTTCAAAACCTCATTATCAGTTTTCAAAGACCTCGGGAGCGCAGGACTCAAGGGCTTCAGCCACCCTATGGGCTATTACCTCAAGAACACCATCGTAATCCTAATCCTCGTGGAACTGTGCATCCTCGCGGTTGGAACGTACCTCGGCCTGCGGGCAGGCTACAGGGGCGGACGCCTTGATTCCTTGATTTCCACCATGGCCCAGCTCTTCTCCGCAATCCCGGTGTGGTTTATAGGCGCCGTTGTGTTCCTGCTCGCCTGGAGGTTTTCAGTCCTTCCTGATTTCGCCATGAGAATCCAGCTCGCCTCAACTGACGGTTCCCCAGGGCTGGGTGAGTACGCCGTCGGCTTCGCCCTGCCCGCTATCGCAATGATTCTCTCGGCAACGTGGGAGTACGCCTTCACGCTGAGGAACATCGTCGTGAGTGAAAGGAAGAGCGACCACATAACCTACGACATCGCAAGGGGCCTGCCTGACGGCAGAATCATGAAAAAGCTCCTCCGTGTGGTCTTTCCGAGTTTTCTAACCTACACAACCTACAACTTCATGGACGTTTTCATGAGCGTCCTCGTCATAGAGCTCGTCTTCGACGTTCCAGGCCTCGGATACATCCTGTTGCACTCCTTCAGGGTAATCAACAAGCCGCCGGAGGGCGTTGAGTTCGTCTACTACCCAGAGGCCATCTTCGTCGTTGGTTTTGCCATGCTGTTGATTTACTTCATCAACTCGCTCCTAACCGAGATAGTCTACGTATACCTTGACCCAAGGGTGAGAAGACAATGA
- a CDS encoding 7-cyano-7-deazaguanine synthase, giving the protein MLKCSLCVNDERTSRIDIVNGKPICRECQVYLKHPLDREKIRKELEELMKDVDRAVVAYSGGKDSVVALYLAKEVYRIPELEAVMIDHGLMAEEAIENAKRIAEHLGVPFKVLRYDYSDIFRNALLKGQSPCRACSKRTMEKLRKYALRNGYRYIITGHELPFGHHPYRLMSGGVVQIRLLSMMTEEERFEILEKLPFEFPELPGYTTNCLVLGPALQLYWERHGHSFEHRRIAALVRYGLMSRERAEKELQKPEVPEEQWKVVLEKLGLDRNRFKL; this is encoded by the coding sequence ATGCTGAAGTGCTCACTCTGCGTCAACGATGAGAGAACGTCGAGGATAGACATCGTAAACGGAAAGCCGATATGCCGTGAATGCCAGGTTTACCTAAAGCACCCCCTCGACAGGGAGAAAATCAGAAAGGAACTCGAAGAACTCATGAAGGACGTCGACAGGGCAGTGGTTGCCTACTCCGGTGGAAAGGACAGCGTCGTAGCGCTCTACCTGGCCAAGGAGGTCTACAGAATCCCGGAGCTCGAAGCGGTGATGATAGACCACGGGCTCATGGCCGAGGAAGCTATAGAGAACGCGAAGCGAATAGCCGAGCATCTTGGAGTTCCCTTCAAAGTCTTACGCTACGACTACTCCGACATCTTCAGAAACGCCCTCCTGAAGGGCCAGAGCCCGTGCCGGGCCTGCTCGAAGAGGACGATGGAGAAGCTGAGGAAGTACGCCCTCAGGAACGGCTACAGGTACATAATAACGGGCCACGAGCTTCCATTCGGCCACCATCCATACAGGCTCATGAGCGGTGGAGTCGTTCAGATTAGGCTCCTCTCAATGATGACCGAGGAAGAGCGCTTTGAAATCCTGGAAAAGCTTCCCTTCGAGTTCCCGGAGCTTCCGGGCTACACCACCAACTGCCTCGTTCTTGGGCCGGCTCTGCAACTCTACTGGGAGAGGCACGGCCACAGCTTCGAGCACAGACGGATAGCGGCCCTCGTTCGCTACGGCCTCATGAGCAGGGAGAGGGCGGAGAAAGAGCTCCAAAAGCCGGAGGTACCTGAGGAGCAGTGGAAGGTCGTGCTGGAAAAGCTTGGACTGGATAGAAACCGGTTCAAACTTTGA
- a CDS encoding ABC transporter permease: MSGKLKAGTAIIAAYLLLAVLSPILVNPNDIENWHYATYWEGNPKLAPPEWVNIFGKSLPPTENLREEKPGEYVYNFHYDQPPQDILIIPPANWSGDVTVSAKTPDGKEVVLYSGLVSGPTFIGKSLYTMLQAAKELGVPEDTATSLVMGGNGIEILFERRDNGRWVPVHGTYTFTVNSSVHVKLRVVGRVYGPLGTDLYGRDISVIFFAGLPETLVIVFATAFLTVFLGALIGIFGALSGKAGRLVEGFGKVSSMLPLVPAMILLVPILGGVSYYGAIKVSIWPIVLALSLLLFGKVSQNVRTITMTELSKEHILASKAAGASEVWILRRHVLRTVLPYVSSQFVLTSAKVIALISILGFFGVSFGFNWGELFTMVVTQRAIYNGAWWMILPVGVAITLLAVALILIKREIEKKFTNSQGAL; encoded by the coding sequence ATGAGCGGAAAGCTCAAAGCCGGAACCGCGATAATCGCCGCCTACCTGCTCCTGGCAGTGCTTTCTCCGATTCTGGTAAATCCGAACGACATCGAGAACTGGCACTACGCCACGTACTGGGAGGGAAACCCCAAACTTGCCCCTCCGGAGTGGGTCAACATCTTTGGAAAGAGCCTTCCCCCAACGGAGAACCTGAGGGAGGAAAAGCCCGGAGAGTACGTGTACAACTTCCACTACGACCAGCCACCACAGGACATCCTAATAATCCCCCCAGCAAACTGGAGCGGAGATGTGACAGTCTCAGCTAAAACCCCCGACGGAAAGGAGGTGGTTCTATACTCCGGTCTTGTCTCGGGCCCAACCTTCATCGGGAAATCCCTGTACACGATGCTCCAGGCGGCCAAGGAGCTGGGGGTACCAGAGGACACCGCCACGAGCTTGGTGATGGGCGGAAACGGCATCGAAATACTCTTTGAAAGGCGGGACAACGGCAGATGGGTTCCTGTTCACGGGACGTACACCTTTACGGTAAATTCAAGTGTCCACGTGAAATTACGCGTCGTTGGAAGGGTTTACGGCCCACTGGGAACTGACCTGTACGGTAGAGACATAAGCGTCATTTTCTTTGCCGGACTGCCGGAAACCCTGGTTATAGTCTTCGCCACGGCGTTCCTAACGGTTTTCCTCGGTGCACTTATCGGCATCTTCGGGGCCCTCTCCGGAAAGGCCGGAAGGCTCGTAGAAGGGTTTGGTAAGGTTTCCTCGATGCTCCCGCTGGTTCCTGCAATGATTCTCCTGGTCCCGATACTCGGAGGGGTCAGCTATTACGGGGCGATTAAAGTATCCATCTGGCCCATTGTCCTTGCCCTGTCGCTCCTCCTCTTCGGCAAGGTCAGCCAGAACGTCAGAACGATAACCATGACAGAACTCTCAAAAGAACACATCCTCGCCTCAAAGGCGGCCGGCGCGAGCGAAGTGTGGATTCTCAGAAGACACGTTTTGAGAACGGTCCTGCCCTACGTGAGCTCCCAGTTCGTCCTGACGAGCGCCAAGGTAATAGCGCTAATATCGATACTCGGGTTCTTCGGTGTGAGCTTTGGTTTCAACTGGGGGGAGCTGTTCACGATGGTGGTGACTCAGAGGGCCATCTACAACGGCGCCTGGTGGATGATTCTTCCCGTGGGAGTCGCCATAACCCTCCTGGCGGTTGCACTCATCCTGATAAAAAGGGAAATCGAGAAAAAGTTCACAAACTCCCAGGGAGCCCTTTGA